The following are from one region of the Nicotiana tomentosiformis chromosome 7, ASM39032v3, whole genome shotgun sequence genome:
- the LOC138895631 gene encoding uncharacterized protein — MVADALSRKAESMGSLAFISTEERPLALDIQSLANRLVRMNISELSRVLACVVAQFLLFEQIKARQYDDLHLMVLRETVLRGSAKEVTIGADGIMRLQARLCVPNVDGLRKKILEKAHNSQYSIHPGATKMYRDLR; from the coding sequence atggttgcagacgccttgagtagaaaggcggagagtatgggtagtttggctttcatttcaacagaggagaggccattagctttggatattcagtccttggccaacagacttgtgcggatGAATATTTCAGAGctcagccgagttcttgcatgtgttgtagctcagtttttactatttgaacagatcaaggctcgccagtatgatgatctacacttaatggttcttcgagaaacggtactacggggtagtgccaaggaagttactattggagcggatggcaTTATGCGACTCCAGgctcgtctatgtgttcctaatgtggatggactgaggaaaaagatcctagagaaaGCACACaattctcagtattctattcatccaggtgctacgaagatgtatcgtgatttgaggtaG